A single window of Bombus affinis isolate iyBomAffi1 chromosome 15, iyBomAffi1.2, whole genome shotgun sequence DNA harbors:
- the LOC126924701 gene encoding 39S ribosomal protein L39, mitochondrial, which produces MFQRCKNLCLISNIQSRYKSILLKTEAKERRNSLFEEEKKRQRSTVGRIEKIEVKYQSSVEDITLIMNKSISTPIDCAKHISEGVSKVSALAMVDGLPWDMNRPLLQSCELKLLNLLSPENKIVNAAFWRTCSFILGAVIDMAFKSDITVHLHSFPIPVIKSGSFIYDAHVDLADWKPTDQEMRALSAQYVKLINKELPIDRIEVSESLALDMFQDNPIKMSQIPEIGNSNNNKITLYRINNHIDISKGPMLGNSSLIGRCTIAAVHKVSEQENLYRFQGVALPKGILLNQYAYGILENRARKLNTTTWSSLFEEDNEEASTEIVDRN; this is translated from the exons ATGTTTCAACG TTGTAAAAATCTATGCTTAATATCAAACATACAATCAAGATATAAAAGTATATTATTAAAAACTGAAgcaaaagagagaagaaattcGTTATTTGAAGAGgagaagaaaagacaaagaagcACTGTGGGACGAATTGAAAAGATAGAAGTTAAATATCAATCATCTGTAGAAGACATAACACTTATAATGAACAAAAGTATATCAACCCCTATAGATTGTGCAAAACATATCTCTGAAGGTGTATCTAAAGTGTCTGCTCTTGCTATGGTCGATGGGTTACCGTGGGACATGAACAGACCTCTATTACAAAGTTGTGAATTAAAGCTTTTAAATTTGCTTAGCCCAGAAAACAAAATAGTAAATGCAGCCTTTTGGCGAACTTGTTCTTTTATTTTGGGTGCTGTTATAGATATGGCCTTTAAATCAGATATAACAGTTCACTTACACAGCTTTCCCATACCAGTCATAAAATCAGGTAGTTTTATATATGATGCGCATGTTGATTTGGCTGATTGGAAGCCTACAGATCAAGAAATGCGTGCCTTATCTGCTCAATATGTAAAGCTGATAAACAAGGAATTGCCTATAGATAGGATAGAGGTTTCAGAAAGTTTAGCGCTTGACATGTTCCAGGATAACCCTATTAAAATGTCACAAATACCAGAAATCGGAAACagtaacaataataaaattactttGTATAGAATCAATAATCATATAGATATTAGTAAAGGACCTATGTTAGGAAACAGTTCGTTGATAGGACGTTGTACAATTGCTGCTGTCCACAAAGTTTCAGAGCAGGAAAATCTGTATAGATTTCAAGGTGTAGCACTTCCCAAAGGAATTCTTTTAAACCAATATGCGTATGGCATATTGGAAAATCGCGCTAGAAAATTGAACACTACAACATGGTCGTCCTTATTCGAGGAAGATAACGAGGAGGCGAGTACCGAAATTGTTGATAGAAACTGA
- the LOC126924692 gene encoding uncharacterized protein LOC126924692 has protein sequence MILRLLPLHDVATSVRLVSRHCSTVAAAVLNAAFLMACAKVDGIIKRNENVMKTTKTDAELFACSKALDALELIKAQYKMLRAVTWRYTHPPTKQQKFPRLCFYAGSLLDNLNELLSQISKYHSSIISPRTAESTISSFIAICKRFMNFFEKVSERRVNRSALISGCKIVDVLDCLVEGRQVLFFKVLTNKRDTGRIVSMKLKYTMKRAWFTSLDVSKKAEENSWRDEQRFMYLRLRRLVGSVNEHLFENLHYEHELLLQIPLTLPLRPPPASTYSGYGEYGGRFFYYGNMNKYAYESKFMQTVSTTNLTVETEQQVQRPPSFDLIIEVELKCTPDLAPLAVRSILRSDEFETYEMKVCRNQQLYLQMNVTCPASIANRLPGNFVWELHSPRRVLMVEDV, from the exons ATGATTCTTCGGTTACTGCCTCTTCATGATGTTGCCACTTCCGTCCGTTTAGTTTCTag ACACTGCTCAACGGTTGCAGCAGCAGTTTTAAATGCCGCCTTTCTGATGGCTTGCGCGAAGGTGGATGGTATAATAAAGCGCAACGAGAACGTCATGAAAACTACAAAAACGGACGCTGAATTATTTGCCTGTAGCAAAGCTTTAGACGCTCTAGAGCTGATTAAAGCACAGTACAAAATGCTACGAGCCGTCACTTGGAGGTATACACATCCTCCGACGAAGCAACAAAAATTTCCAAGGCTTTGTTTCTACGCTGGTAGTCTGCTCGACAACCTGAACGAGCTACTTAGTCAAATTTCAAAGTATCACTCGTCCATCATCAGTCCTCGTACAGCAGAATCGACTATCTCTTCTTTTATAGCCATCTGCAAACGGTTCATGAACTTCTTTGAAAAAGTCTCTGAACGCAGGGTGAACAG ATCGGCCCTGATTTCCGGCTGCAAGATCGTAGACGTTCTGGACTGTCTCGTAGAAGGTCGACAAGTACTCTTTTTCAAAGTATTGACTAACAAACGAGATACCGGGAGAATTGTCAGCATGAAATTGAAGTACACAATGAAACGCGCTTGGTTCACCAGTCTAGATGTTTCCAAAAAGGCTGAAGAGAATTCTTGGAGAGACGAACAACGTTTCATGTATCTTCGATTACGACGTCTAGTAGGCAGTGTGAACGAACACCTCTTCGAGAACTTGCATTACGAACACGAATTACTCTTACAG ATTCCTTTGACACTCCCGTTAAGACCTCCGCCAGCTTCCACTTACTCAGGATACGGAGAATACGGTGGACGTTTCTTTTACTATGGAAATATGAACAAATACGCTTATGAGAGCAAATTCATGCAGACAGTAAGCACGACGAATTTAACAGTTGAAACGGAACAACAAGTTCAGAGGCCACCGTCTTTCGATTTAATAATCGAAGTCGAACTGAAATGCACGCCAGACCTGGCTCCACTTGCTGTTAGATCGATATTAAGATCGGATGAGTTCGAAACTTACGAGATGAAAGTGTGCAGGAATCAGCAACTTTACTTGCAAATGAACGTCACGTGTCCAGCATCGATAGCTAATAGATTACCCGGTAATTTTGTGTGGGAATTGCATAGTCCACGACGTGTACTTATGGTAGAAGATGTATAG
- the LOC126924693 gene encoding zinc finger protein 567-like isoform X2, giving the protein MMSKNNENGISLATPPAIHVGPIVNPGTNETISIVIPLSAQLATVTSQKIEKSCKDYTKDGKQSSNNVHSRLRNDKTKGCPYPGCTRYGRAFSRAHDLKRHIARHEMRKEKLHDYENYTMAGKQNRKESNENIANGIIDRQHMVWNDESRESKSYSCLHCKKKYTSEIKLRAHMSSHEKVLGKNVCALCGTCSRDEEELQEHMKQHTANMLEAQTVLEKSEREQPEKEDDFLLEEMLLLNKNPRRIAQPVKNNSNTASKIRCDYCSKTFKTKWTLSSHVAAHEGRFQFDCGQCGKKFVRKSHYEGHMRSHEAARPYVCEQCGKTFKELKHRREHTKRKHSTNQNAIQTLLDSISPCASDELPADEAKFTLLMPVDFSV; this is encoded by the exons ATGATGagtaaaaataatgaaaatggtATATCCCTGGCGACGCCTCCAGCCATCCATGTTGGTCCCATAGTGAATCCAGGAACCAATGAAACCATCTCTATTGTAATTCCATTATCAGCTCAGTTGGCCACAGTTACCAgtcagaaaattgaaaaatcttGCAAAGATTACACCAAGGATGGCAAACAGTCGTCCAATAATGTTCACTCTCGGCTAAGAAATGATAAAACCAAAGGATGTCCTTATCCTGGCTGCACCAGGTATGGGAGAGCCTTCTCGAGGGCACACGATCTGAAACGACACATTGCTCGTCacgaaatgagaaaagaaaagcTGCACGATTATGAAAATTACACTATGGCCGGCAAACAAAATCGGAAGGAAAGTAACGAGAATATAGCGAATGGAATAATTGATAGACAACATATGGTTTGGAATGATGAATCACGCGAGAGTAAATCTTATTCTTGTTTGCATTGCAAGAAGAAGTACACTAGTGAGATTAAGCTTAGAGCTCACATGAGCTCCCATGAAAAG GTTCTAGGTAAGAATGTGTGTGCTCTGTGTGGAACATGTTCCCGGGATGAGGAAGAATTACAAGAGCATATGAAGCAACACACAGCAAACATGTTGGAAGCTCAAACAGTGTTAGAAAAGAGTGAAAGGGAACAACCAGAAAAAGAAGACGACTTCTTGCTTGAAGAGATGTTGCTTCTAAATAAGAATCCTCGAAGAATTGCGCAACCAGTGAAAAATAATTCGAATACGGCGTCCAAGATAAGATGTGACTACTGTTCCAAGACTTTCAAGACCAAATGGACATTGAGCTCCCACGTGGCAGCTCACGAGGGCCGTTTTCAATTCGACTGCGGTCAGTGTGGCAAGAAATTTGTCAGAAAGAGTCACTACGAAGGTCACATGAGATCTCACGAAGCAGCACGACCTTATGTCTGCGAACAATGCGGGAAAACGTTTAAAGAATTGAAGCACAGGAGAGAACACACTAAGAGGAAGCACTCTACTAACCAGAACGCGATTCAAACGCTTTTGGACAGCATCAGTCCGTGTGCATCCGATGAATTACCGGCGGATGAGGCAAAGTTCACGCTCCTGATGCCTGTTGATTTCTCTGTCTAA
- the LOC126924693 gene encoding zinc finger protein 567-like isoform X1 encodes MGLDFYDIVFKNWEILLKIMMSKNNENGISLATPPAIHVGPIVNPGTNETISIVIPLSAQLATVTSQKIEKSCKDYTKDGKQSSNNVHSRLRNDKTKGCPYPGCTRYGRAFSRAHDLKRHIARHEMRKEKLHDYENYTMAGKQNRKESNENIANGIIDRQHMVWNDESRESKSYSCLHCKKKYTSEIKLRAHMSSHEKVLGKNVCALCGTCSRDEEELQEHMKQHTANMLEAQTVLEKSEREQPEKEDDFLLEEMLLLNKNPRRIAQPVKNNSNTASKIRCDYCSKTFKTKWTLSSHVAAHEGRFQFDCGQCGKKFVRKSHYEGHMRSHEAARPYVCEQCGKTFKELKHRREHTKRKHSTNQNAIQTLLDSISPCASDELPADEAKFTLLMPVDFSV; translated from the exons atgggactagatttttacgatattG TATTCAAGAACTGGGAAATTTTACTAAAGATCATGATGagtaaaaataatgaaaatggtATATCCCTGGCGACGCCTCCAGCCATCCATGTTGGTCCCATAGTGAATCCAGGAACCAATGAAACCATCTCTATTGTAATTCCATTATCAGCTCAGTTGGCCACAGTTACCAgtcagaaaattgaaaaatcttGCAAAGATTACACCAAGGATGGCAAACAGTCGTCCAATAATGTTCACTCTCGGCTAAGAAATGATAAAACCAAAGGATGTCCTTATCCTGGCTGCACCAGGTATGGGAGAGCCTTCTCGAGGGCACACGATCTGAAACGACACATTGCTCGTCacgaaatgagaaaagaaaagcTGCACGATTATGAAAATTACACTATGGCCGGCAAACAAAATCGGAAGGAAAGTAACGAGAATATAGCGAATGGAATAATTGATAGACAACATATGGTTTGGAATGATGAATCACGCGAGAGTAAATCTTATTCTTGTTTGCATTGCAAGAAGAAGTACACTAGTGAGATTAAGCTTAGAGCTCACATGAGCTCCCATGAAAAG GTTCTAGGTAAGAATGTGTGTGCTCTGTGTGGAACATGTTCCCGGGATGAGGAAGAATTACAAGAGCATATGAAGCAACACACAGCAAACATGTTGGAAGCTCAAACAGTGTTAGAAAAGAGTGAAAGGGAACAACCAGAAAAAGAAGACGACTTCTTGCTTGAAGAGATGTTGCTTCTAAATAAGAATCCTCGAAGAATTGCGCAACCAGTGAAAAATAATTCGAATACGGCGTCCAAGATAAGATGTGACTACTGTTCCAAGACTTTCAAGACCAAATGGACATTGAGCTCCCACGTGGCAGCTCACGAGGGCCGTTTTCAATTCGACTGCGGTCAGTGTGGCAAGAAATTTGTCAGAAAGAGTCACTACGAAGGTCACATGAGATCTCACGAAGCAGCACGACCTTATGTCTGCGAACAATGCGGGAAAACGTTTAAAGAATTGAAGCACAGGAGAGAACACACTAAGAGGAAGCACTCTACTAACCAGAACGCGATTCAAACGCTTTTGGACAGCATCAGTCCGTGTGCATCCGATGAATTACCGGCGGATGAGGCAAAGTTCACGCTCCTGATGCCTGTTGATTTCTCTGTCTAA